The sequence GCTGCCCGACCTGGCCGAACGGATCCAGGTGTCGCTGCTCAACGTGCTGGAGGAGCGCGACATCCAGGTCCGCGGCTACAACCTGCGGCTTCCGCTGGACATCCTGCTGATCGCCAGCGCCAACCCCGAGGACTACACCAACCGCGGCCGGATCATCACTCCGCTGAAGGACCGCTTCGGCGCCGAGATCCGCACCCACTACCCGCTCTCGATCGAGGCCGAGCTCACGCTCATCCGCCAGGAGGCGGCACTCGACCAGGTGGGCGCCGACCTCCCCGAGCACCTGGTCGAGGTGATCGCCCGCTTCACCCGGCTGGTCCGCGAGTCCACGGCGGTCGACGCCCGTTCCGGGGTGTCGGCCCGCTTCTCCATCGCCGCGGCCGAGACCGCCGCGGCCTCCGCCGTACGGCGTGCGGCCCTGACCGGCGAGGAGCACGCGGTCACCCGGGTGGCCGACCTGCCGGGCATCGTGCACACGCTGCGCGGCAAGGTGGAGTTCGAGGTCAGCGAGGAGGGCCGGGAGACCGAGGTCCTCGCCCACCTGCTCCGCCGGGCCGTGGCCGAGACGTTCCGGGGCACGCTCGGGGGCGCGGACCTGAACGCGCTGCTGGAGCGGTTCTCCGAGGGTGTCCAGGTCGAGTCCGGGCCCATGATCCCCGCCGCCGAGCTGCTGCGCAGGATCGGTCCGGTGCCCGGCCTGGCCAAGATCATGTCGAGGCTCGGCATCGGCGACGAGTCACCGGGCCACGCCGCGGCCGCGCTGGAGTTCGCCCTGGAGGGGCTCTACCTCCTGCGCCGCCTGTCCAAGGACGAAGTGGACGGCACGGCGGTCTACCGCACCTGAGGTGTCAGCATGAGCTATCGCTATGGCGAATACCGGGACGGGCCCGACCCGCTCGCCCCGCCGTACGACGTCCGTTCGGCGCTCGACCAGATGGGCGACGCCGTCCTGTCCGGCTCCAACCCCGGCCACGCCCTGCGTGACCTGCTCAAGCAGGGCCTGCCGGGAGCGCGGGACCGGCGCGGGCTGGACGATCTGCTCCGCGAGGTACGGCGGCGCCGGCGCGAGCTGCGTGAGCGCGGCCGGCTCGACGGCACGCTGGAGCGGGCCAGGGCCCTGCTGGACAAGGCGATCGGCCAGGAGCGGAGCGAGCTGTTCCCCGACCCGTCGGACGACGCCCGGCTCCGCGAGTCGGAGCTCGACGGTCTCCCCGAGGACACGGCGAGCGCGATCCAGGATCTGAGCACCTACCAGTGGCGCTCGGCCGCCGCCCGGCGGACCTTCGAGGAGCTGCGCGACCTGCTGCGCAGGGAGGTGCTCGACAGCCAGTTCCGCGGCATGCGGGAGGCGCTGGCCAACCCCGACCCCGCCGCGATGGAGCGGGTCCGGGAGATGATGTCCGAGCTCAACGACATGCTCGACCGGGACGCGCGGGGCGAGCACACGCAGGATGACTTCGAGAATTTCATGTCGAAATATGGAGACATGTTCCCGGAGTCGCCGCGGAACCTGGAGGAGCTGGTCGACACCCTCGCGCGCCGGGCCGCCGCGACCCAGCGCCTGCTGGCCTCGCTCACCCCCCGCCAGCGCGAGGAGCTCAACGCGCTGATCAACCAGACGCTGGAGCAGGCCGGGATGGGCGAGCAGATGCGCCGCCTGGGCGAGTCGCTCTACGCCCGCCGCCCCGACCTCGCCTGGAACACCCCGGAACGGCTGACCGGCGACGACCCCATGGGGATGGGCGACGCGGTGACGGCCCTCGACGAGCTCGCCGACCTGACCCAGCTTGAGGCCGCGCTCCGCCAGGACTACCCCGGAGCGCGGCTGGACGACATCGACGAGGGGGCGATCCGCCGCGCGCTGGGCCGCGCGGCCGTCGACGACCTGGAGGCGCTCCGGCAGATCGAGCGGGAGCTGGAGCAGCAGGGCTACCTCCGCCGCCAGCGGGGCAAGCTGGAGCTCACCCCCAAGGCCGTCCGCCGCCTCGGCGAGACCGCCCTGCGCCGGGTCTTCGCCTCGCTTGAGTCGGGCCGCCGCGGCGACCACGACCAGGTCGACGCCGGCGCCGCCGGGGAGCTCACCGGCTCCTCCCGGCCCTGGCGGTTCGGCGACGAGCAGCCCATCGACGTGGTGCGCACGGTGGTCAACGGCGTGCGGCGCGGCGGGGGCGGCGGTGCGGTCACCCTGTCGGTCGACGACTTCGAGGTGGCGGAGACCGAGCGGCGCACGGCCGCGGCGGTGTGCCTGCTGGTGGACCTGTCCTACTCGATGGCCCTGCGCGGCACCTGGGCCGCGGCCAAGCAGACCGCGATGGCGCTGCAGGCACTCGTCGCCTCGAAGTTCCCCCAGGACTCGGTGCAGATCATCGGCTTCTCCAACTACGCCCGCGTCCTGCAGCCCGACGAGCTGGCCGGGCTGGAGTGGGACATGGTCCAGGGCACCAACCTGCACCACGCCCTGCTGATCGCGGGCCGCCATCTGGACCGCCATCCCGACTTCGAGCCGGTCGTGCTCGTGGTCACCGACGGTGAGCCGACCGCCCACCTGCGGCGCAACGGCTCAGCGGCCTTCGAGTGGCCACCCACGCAGGAGACGCTGGAGCTGACACTCGCCGAGGTCGACAAGATGACCCGGCGCCGGGCGACGCTCAACGTGTTCATGCTCGCCGAGGACGAGCGGCTGAAGGAGTTCGTGAACGAGGTCGCCCGGCGCAACGGCGGCCGGGTGTTCTCCTCCGGCGCCGACCGGCTGGGCGAATACGTCGTCAGCGACTTCCTGCGGACCCGCCGGGCGCGCTAAGCGCGGGGAGGCCTCGTCTCACGCTTCGGCGTAGGCGTGGTAGCCGTTGAGCGCGAGGTCGAAGCCGTCGCGGTAGTGGCGGTAGGAGCGGTAGCAGGGCCGCCAGGCCGTGCTGTTGCCGACGCCCGCCCGGGCGTCGGCGATGGCGGAGGGGACCCGCTCCGGGCGGGGCAGCAGGCCGCCACCGAGATAGCGGGCGTCGGCCAGCACCGTGCAGAGCTCACGGTCGCCGGACACGTAACGGCCGCGGCGCCAGCCGCTCTCCTCGTCCCACACCAGCGCGTCGCCGCCGGTCAGGAGGATGGTGACGGCGCGCGGGTCGCAGGGCCCCTCCCACCAGTCGGTGGCCTCGGCGCCCAGCGCCTC comes from Streptosporangium roseum DSM 43021 and encodes:
- a CDS encoding sigma 54-interacting transcriptional regulator, which codes for MPQIPEPRTLRELRASGHIHRTVKAEIRENLLARLRAGEPRFPGIVGFDDTVLPHLERALLAGHDLVLLGERGQGKTRLIRTVTGLLDEWTPVVDGCEINDHPYEPSCVRCRRLAGEAGEELPISWKHRDERYGEKLATPDTSVGDLIGDIDPIKIAEGRTLGDPETVHYGLVPRSNRGVFSVNELPDLAERIQVSLLNVLEERDIQVRGYNLRLPLDILLIASANPEDYTNRGRIITPLKDRFGAEIRTHYPLSIEAELTLIRQEAALDQVGADLPEHLVEVIARFTRLVRESTAVDARSGVSARFSIAAAETAAASAVRRAALTGEEHAVTRVADLPGIVHTLRGKVEFEVSEEGRETEVLAHLLRRAVAETFRGTLGGADLNALLERFSEGVQVESGPMIPAAELLRRIGPVPGLAKIMSRLGIGDESPGHAAAALEFALEGLYLLRRLSKDEVDGTAVYRT
- a CDS encoding vWA domain-containing protein produces the protein MSYRYGEYRDGPDPLAPPYDVRSALDQMGDAVLSGSNPGHALRDLLKQGLPGARDRRGLDDLLREVRRRRRELRERGRLDGTLERARALLDKAIGQERSELFPDPSDDARLRESELDGLPEDTASAIQDLSTYQWRSAAARRTFEELRDLLRREVLDSQFRGMREALANPDPAAMERVREMMSELNDMLDRDARGEHTQDDFENFMSKYGDMFPESPRNLEELVDTLARRAAATQRLLASLTPRQREELNALINQTLEQAGMGEQMRRLGESLYARRPDLAWNTPERLTGDDPMGMGDAVTALDELADLTQLEAALRQDYPGARLDDIDEGAIRRALGRAAVDDLEALRQIERELEQQGYLRRQRGKLELTPKAVRRLGETALRRVFASLESGRRGDHDQVDAGAAGELTGSSRPWRFGDEQPIDVVRTVVNGVRRGGGGGAVTLSVDDFEVAETERRTAAAVCLLVDLSYSMALRGTWAAAKQTAMALQALVASKFPQDSVQIIGFSNYARVLQPDELAGLEWDMVQGTNLHHALLIAGRHLDRHPDFEPVVLVVTDGEPTAHLRRNGSAAFEWPPTQETLELTLAEVDKMTRRRATLNVFMLAEDERLKEFVNEVARRNGGRVFSSGADRLGEYVVSDFLRTRRAR
- a CDS encoding DUF6292 family protein: MGVRHVEPYTEEWLRQPALYVSRVVEALGAEATDWWEGPCDPRAVTILLTGGDALVWDEESGWRRGRYVSGDRELCTVLADARYLGGGLLPRPERVPSAIADARAGVGNSTAWRPCYRSYRHYRDGFDLALNGYHAYAEA